In Zobellia roscoffensis, the following are encoded in one genomic region:
- a CDS encoding ligase-associated DNA damage response exonuclease, with product MKNPLLEFTDKGIYCSVAKVYLDPWKPVEKAIISHGHADHSRWGHKQYITHHRNVPIISHRLGEITVTGVEWGESFVINNVKFSLHPAGHIIGSSQIRVEHKGEVWVFTGDYKTENDGISTPYELIKCDTFITECTFGLPAFKWTPQQEVFENINQWWAENQREGKTSILFGYSLGKAQRLLKYLNMDIGKIYTHGAIENMTHILRPLVDFPETTLITKETKKEELLGNIVLAPPSAHGSTWIRKMVPYVTASASGWMTFRGARRRRAIDKGFVLSDHCDWQGLLSSIETTGAEKIICTHGYTEIFSRYLREQGYDARTEETQYGDEEDNTVPDETATLEKQTS from the coding sequence ATGAAGAATCCGCTTCTAGAATTTACTGATAAAGGTATTTATTGCAGTGTTGCAAAGGTTTATTTAGACCCTTGGAAGCCCGTAGAAAAAGCCATCATATCTCACGGTCATGCAGATCATAGCCGTTGGGGGCACAAGCAATACATTACGCATCATAGAAATGTTCCAATTATAAGTCATAGGTTGGGCGAAATTACCGTAACCGGGGTTGAGTGGGGAGAATCTTTTGTGATAAACAATGTGAAATTCAGTCTGCATCCAGCAGGTCATATTATCGGCTCTTCTCAGATACGCGTAGAACATAAAGGTGAAGTTTGGGTTTTTACGGGCGATTACAAAACCGAAAACGACGGTATATCAACTCCCTATGAACTTATTAAATGTGATACATTCATTACCGAGTGCACTTTTGGTCTCCCTGCTTTTAAGTGGACTCCGCAACAAGAGGTTTTCGAGAATATTAACCAATGGTGGGCAGAAAACCAAAGAGAAGGAAAGACTTCAATTTTATTCGGTTATAGTTTAGGAAAAGCACAACGCCTATTAAAATACCTTAACATGGATATAGGCAAAATCTACACCCACGGCGCCATTGAAAACATGACCCATATATTGCGTCCTTTAGTGGATTTTCCTGAAACGACCCTGATTACCAAGGAAACTAAAAAAGAAGAACTGCTAGGGAACATTGTTCTGGCCCCACCAAGTGCTCACGGAAGTACTTGGATTCGTAAAATGGTGCCCTACGTAACTGCTTCGGCCAGCGGATGGATGACTTTTAGAGGTGCGCGAAGACGCAGGGCCATTGATAAAGGTTTTGTTTTGAGCGATCATTGTGATTGGCAAGGACTTTTATCCAGTATTGAAACTACGGGAGCCGAAAAGATTATATGTACTCACGGATATACAGAAATTTTTTCACGTTATCTCCGCGAACAAGGCTATGACGCACGTACTGAAGAAACTCAGTATGGAGACGAAGAGGACAATACGGTTCCTGATGAAACAGCAACCCTAGAAAAGCAAACATCATGA
- a CDS encoding tellurite resistance TerB family protein: protein MAIADLYTSGEHRRNLAHFAAIATLASIDGEISSEEKSMLDRFAAKFDITESEYKEVLKKENKYPIDPPHTSEKRLERIYDLFRIIFSDHFIDDEEMVLLKKYAIGLGFSGEQADKIIEKSVAIFSGRIDFEDYLYLLKH from the coding sequence ATGGCAATCGCAGATTTATATACTAGTGGTGAGCATAGGAGAAACCTAGCACACTTTGCAGCTATTGCAACTTTGGCTAGCATAGATGGTGAAATAAGCTCAGAAGAAAAAAGTATGTTGGACCGCTTTGCGGCGAAGTTTGATATTACAGAGTCTGAGTATAAAGAGGTCTTGAAGAAGGAGAATAAATATCCTATTGACCCACCGCATACTTCAGAGAAGAGATTAGAGCGGATTTATGACCTTTTCCGTATTATCTTTTCAGATCATTTTATAGATGACGAAGAAATGGTATTATTAAAGAAATATGCCATTGGTTTAGGTTTTTCAGGAGAACAAGCCGATAAAATAATTGAGAAATCTGTAGCTATTTTTAGCGGCCGAATAGATTTTGAAGATTATCTATACCTTTTAAAACACTGA